The bacterium genome contains the following window.
AAGTCCAGAGGGAGATCCTTCGACGGTTCGTCGGTCTTGGCCTCGAGCTGGATCTGCCGCTGAATGTGCACTCCCGATCAGCGGGGCACCACGCCATAGAGTTCCTCTTGCTCCAGGGCGCGAAGCGAGTGCAGATGCATGCTTTCGACGGCCGTGCGGCTCGAGCGCTTGCCGGTGTCGAGGCCGGTTTCTTTTTCTCGGTTCCGCCCTCGGTCGTGCGCTCACAGCAAAAGCAGAAGTTGGTTCGCCGGCTGCCGCTCTCGTGTCTACTCCTGGAGACGGATAGTCCTGTTCTTGGCGCCCAGCCCGGGGAGCGCAACGAGCCTGCGAATACCATGGTCGCCTTGCAGGCCGTCGCGGAGCTCAAGGGCCTGACCGAGGAGGCGGTCGCGGACGCGGTCTACGAGAATACGTTGCGGCTGTACGGCCCCCGCATGTCCGCGCCCGCTCGGGCCATGGCATGAAGGTTGCCTGGAGCTCGGGTGTGAGTTGCCGCCCGCAGACCGCCGCCTTGCTAGCGCTTTGCGGGTCCTTGTGGGTCGCGGGCGCGCCGGCCTTCGCCGCCAAGCCGGTTGCGCTCGAGCACCGCCTGGGCCGTAACGATGTCCGCGTTTTCGCGGCTCCCCACCGGATCTCTTCCGGCGACCTGCTCA
Protein-coding sequences here:
- a CDS encoding TatD family hydrolase; the encoded protein is MRRLFDTHAHLCVRDFSSDLGSVLDRARSVGVKRVIAVAETLHDCGRNLELATAFPDMIAPAGGLFPTRLDLQEADSVLELIRAHRREWIAVGEVGLDYWKVKEESEREVQREILRRFVGLGLELDLPLNVHSRSAGHHAIEFLLLQGAKRVQMHAFDGRAARALAGVEAGFFFSVPPSVVRSQQKQKLVRRLPLSCLLLETDSPVLGAQPGERNEPANTMVALQAVAELKGLTEEAVADAVYENTLRLYGPRMSAPARAMA